The following are encoded in a window of Castanea sativa cultivar Marrone di Chiusa Pesio chromosome 9, ASM4071231v1 genomic DNA:
- the LOC142610336 gene encoding eukaryotic translation initiation factor 3 subunit E, giving the protein MATYDLTPRIAPNLDRHLVFPILEFLQERRLYEDGQILKEKIELLNKTNMVDYAMDIHKSLYHTEDVPQDMIDRRVEVVARLKALEEAAAPLVAFLQNPSAVQELKADKQYNLQMLVERYQIGTEQIEALYQYAKFQFECGNYSGAADYLYQYRALCTNSERSLSALWGKLAAEILMQNWDIALEELNRLKEIIDSKNFASPMNQVQNRIWLMHWSLFIFFNHDNGRTQIIDLFNQDKYLNAIQTSAPHLLRYLATAFIVNKRRRPQFKDFIKVVQQEQHSYKDPITEFLACVYVNYDFDGAQKKMRECEEVILNDPFLGKRVEEGNFSTVPLRDEFLENARLFIFETYCRIHQRIDMGVLAEKLNLNYEEAERWIVNLIRGSKLDAKIDSESGTVVMEPNHPNVYEQLIDHTKALSGRTYKLVSQLLEHAQAQPAR; this is encoded by the exons atggCGACCTACGACCTAACCCCACGGATCGCGCCGAACCTAGACCGCCACCTAGTGTTCCCAATACTCGAGTTTCTCCAGGAGCGTCGTCTCTACGAGGATGGCCAGATCTTAAAAGAGAAGATCGAGCTCCTCAACAAAACCAACATGGTCGACTACGCCATGGACATCCACAAGAGCCTCTACCACACCGAAGATGTCCCTCAAG ATATGATTGACAGGAGGGTGGAGGTGGTGGCGAGATTGAAGGCATTGGAGGAGGCGGCGGCGCCGCTGGTGGCGTTCTTGCAGAATCCTAGTGCTGTGCAGGAGCTCAAGGCTGATAAGCAGTACAATCTCCAAATGCTCGTTGAACGATACCAG ATCGGAACAGAGCAGATAGAGGCATTATATCAGTATGCCAAATTCCAATTTGAGTGTGGAAACTACTCTGGTGCTGCTGACTATCTGTATCAGTATAGGGCCTTATGCACAAATAGCGAAAGGAGTCTTAGTGCATTGTGGGGAAAGCTTGCAGCTGAGATTTTGATGCAAAACTGGGATATTGCTCTTGAAGAGCTTAATCGGTTGAAAGAAATCATTGACTCAAAg AACTTTGCATCACCAATGAATCAGGTGCAAAATAGAATATGGTTAATGCACTGGAGtctcttcatctttttcaaCCATGACAATGGAAGAACACAGATCATTGACTTGTTTAATCAGGATAA GTATTTGAATGCTATCCAAACAAGTGCTCCCCATCTTTTGCGTTACTTAGCCACTGCATTCATTGTTAACAAGAGGAGGAGACCTCAATTCAAAGATTTTATAAAGGTTGTTCAGCAAGAGCAGCACTCTTACAAAGATCCAATTACGGAATTCTTGGCATGTGTGTATGTCAATTATGACTTTGATGGGGCACAGAAGAAGATGAGGGAGTGTGAAGAA GTAATATTGAATGATCCCTTCCTTGGCAAACGAGTTGAAGAAGGAAACTTTTCTACTGTACCACTGAGAGATGAGTTCCTTGAAAATGCCCGCCTATTCATCTTTGAGACGTATTGCCGGATACATCAGCGCATTGATATGGG AGTGCTTGCTgagaaattgaatttaaattatgaggAGGCTGAGAGATGGATTGTGAATCTTATCCGGGGTTCAAAGCTTGATGCGAAGATTGACTCAGAATCAGGGACTGTGGTTATGGAACCCAATCATCCCAACGT GTATGAGCAGCTAATTGACCACACGAAGGCACTTTCAGGCCGAACTTACAAGTTGGTTAGCCAACTTCTGGAACATGCTCAGGCACAGCCTGCTCGTTAA